Part of the Bacteroides acidifaciens genome, GCAATAGTCGGATATTTAATGTTTCTGGCAAGATACTTCATCAGCCCGGCTGTTCCGCCAGGGAATTTTGGTATTGTTTCTACTACTTTGAAAGTCGGTTCCGTATCTCCTGTTTTAATACCTACTGCATCAGGAGTTGAATCCTCTTTTAAGCCATAGCCTACTACGACTACTTCTTCCAAATCAGACTGCTTTATTTCTTCTGCTTTAGCGGGTTCGGGACCGGTTAGTCTGAAGGCAACGGGAACTGTGAATCTGACATTTACTGCTTGTCCTCTCTGCTTGCCGGGTTTCCATGCAGGCATAGCGGCGATTACACGTTCGGCCTCCTTATCCAAATAGGGGTCTACACTTCGAACTACTTTTATATCGGATATGCTTCCGTCTTTTTTGACAATGAAACTTACAATCACACGTCCTTGTATACCTTTGGCGTGGGCTTCGGCCGGATATTTGATGTTCTGTGAAAGGTATTCCATCAATGCTTTCATTCCGCCGGGAAAATCAGGCATTTCTTCTACAACTTCAAACACAACAGAATCCGGTACGCTCTTACTATGAGTCTCCATTGTTTCTTTTATCTTCTTATCCTGTGGAAGAGTTATCTTTTGAATCTCTTCTGCAGGAAGTTCTGGAATAGTCGCTATTTCAGGTTCAGGGAAGACTTGCGCCGTTGCCTGTCCCATCACTTCTTTGGCGAATTTCTCTGTAGTACGTGCCACCATTTCGATGTTGCTGACAATCATCAACAGGGCAGCCAAGGGGAGAAACATCAGATATTTAGTTCTCCCTATTTCTTTTGTTCTTCGTTTATTCATCATTTTAATACGATTTTTGAGTGGTAAAACATTGAAACTATTTGATAAATTTGCTGCAGCCTTGTGATGTGCCAGTCCCAACAAATGGTACTGGTATGATTTACTGTCATGTCCCGTCTCC contains:
- a CDS encoding M56 family metallopeptidase codes for the protein MTPELTYFLKINVAIALFYAFYRLFFYKDTFFHWRRIALLSFFAISLLYPLLNIQEWIKAHEPMVAMADLYATIILPEQTVTPQQEPTMNWQELTILFMKIIYWSGVLFLATRFLLQLGSIIRLHIQCSKSTIQGTRVHLLKKVNGPFSFFRWIFIYPQSHTESEISEIITHEETHARQYHSVDVLISELMCTFCWFNPFIWLMKREVRGNLEYMADHRVLETGHDSKSYQYHLLGLAHHKAAANLSNSFNVLPLKNRIKMMNKRRTKEIGRTKYLMFLPLAALLMIVSNIEMVARTTEKFAKEVMGQATAQVFPEPEIATIPELPAEEIQKITLPQDKKIKETMETHSKSVPDSVVFEVVEEMPDFPGGMKALMEYLSQNIKYPAEAHAKGIQGRVIVSFIVKKDGSISDIKVVRSVDPYLDKEAERVIAAMPAWKPGKQRGQAVNVRFTVPVAFRLTGPEPAKAEEIKQSDLEEVVVVGYGLKEDSTPDAVGIKTGDTEPTFKVVETIPKFPGGTAGLMKYLARNIKYPTIAQKNKEQGRVIIKMVVGKDGSLSDIKVLRSVSPSLDAEAIRVVGNMPKWEPGQQRGQAVAVEYTLPIVFRLQ